In Colwellia sp. PAMC 20917, a single genomic region encodes these proteins:
- a CDS encoding tyrosine-type recombinase/integrase — MIIINSTSDFKIKGYPIPDFPLLTWSTNNDILGIEAGMLFGEGLEFLTYECLKRGRVKSKKTWNTYAKHLVSFFTFCEDNEQDWRDIEDDDIHEMLLAVYRDSCQEDFGISSNSTNQHLRTIVRFYRHAVGRGWVNSLPYSLEDVKANHNQHSFLAHTVTDGGITASVDIMLTTKKTSIKFLQVEEIKKLLSSIENPTLKLMTRLCLQTGIRKKEVLLFPLDVIRKPRVGEHLCRVDINRTKGEHERSVDIPPRLMEDLWQYVNTTRFQQKEDSGVESEHLFLTSSGEEWKADGDGFNKALKVLKLPFKVNPHKLRHTYATHMLKGLLKAKNIKFSPLMYIQARLGHSSLTTTMKYLHLINDLLDDVTIEYQDAINELEAA, encoded by the coding sequence ATGATAATAATAAATAGCACTTCTGACTTTAAGATTAAGGGTTATCCAATACCTGATTTCCCTTTGTTAACTTGGTCTACGAACAATGATATTTTAGGTATTGAAGCAGGAATGCTCTTTGGGGAAGGTCTAGAGTTTTTAACTTATGAGTGTCTTAAACGAGGCAGAGTTAAAAGTAAGAAAACATGGAACACCTACGCAAAGCATCTAGTTAGCTTCTTTACCTTTTGTGAAGACAACGAGCAAGACTGGAGAGATATTGAAGATGACGACATACACGAGATGCTACTCGCCGTTTATCGAGACTCTTGCCAAGAAGATTTTGGCATATCATCCAACTCAACCAATCAGCACTTAAGAACCATAGTAAGGTTTTACAGACATGCTGTAGGACGTGGGTGGGTAAACTCACTTCCTTACTCATTAGAGGATGTAAAGGCCAATCACAATCAACACAGCTTCCTTGCTCATACAGTTACTGACGGCGGCATAACCGCTAGCGTTGATATCATGTTAACGACGAAGAAAACATCTATAAAGTTTTTACAAGTTGAAGAGATAAAAAAACTCCTTAGCAGTATTGAAAATCCAACCCTTAAGCTTATGACTAGGCTTTGTTTGCAAACAGGTATTCGTAAGAAAGAAGTGCTGTTATTCCCTCTAGATGTTATCCGTAAACCCAGAGTTGGTGAGCATCTGTGTCGAGTAGATATTAACCGCACCAAGGGTGAGCACGAACGAAGCGTAGATATACCTCCTCGATTAATGGAAGACCTCTGGCAATATGTTAACACCACGAGATTTCAGCAAAAAGAAGACTCTGGAGTTGAATCTGAACACCTGTTTTTAACCTCATCTGGTGAAGAATGGAAAGCTGACGGTGACGGCTTTAATAAGGCACTAAAGGTTTTGAAATTACCTTTTAAGGTTAACCCACATAAGCTGAGGCATACTTACGCAACCCATATGTTAAAAGGACTGCTAAAGGCAAAAAATATAAAGTTCAGCCCATTGATGTATATCCAAGCTAGGCTGGGTCACTCTAGCCTCACCACTACAATGAAATATCTACATTTAATTAATGACTTATTAGACGATGTTACTATCGAATATCAAGATGCTATCAATGAACTTGAAGCAGCATAA
- a CDS encoding M10 family metallopeptidase C-terminal domain-containing protein, with amino-acid sequence MLTKFVRSALSISFFTATLATATFASASDPVDFNTTHVFPTDNFDLQRAVEGLRHAPYDYWTDIRWNEKSPLGTPITIKFAFSGKTIGGRDVRDFYPREKELIIGALTSISRVSGISFVEDDPIDRTERYDLLFENIAGDISFSGLPSDYRSPINSDDCDNGGTDCEIGARLIDLSVNGLLDYLNPQREFDEANWVVDYKHDLSKAKSELLYHILQSLGVYPSDHAGVNVQLTSEYDNKFYTLMSSNIGNSSSEVFYPTDLKKYDVAVLQHLYGKAENTNTGDTLYTYDDSYDFHQIIYDVDGVDTLSVADTARNNIIDLRAGAFSSIAPNPTGFYDKNIGGEHLNRSNNNLSISYDVVIENAIGGKGDDVLVANSVANMLDGGDGIDIAKFAGNKADYTIEIINAYTVEVTSVVVTEDKDSLVDFEFIQFADETIVINKAPVVTMPETITVREGLQANIAVTVTQPDEDVHSYTWTQLDGIELTLENADNLNVNFVAPSVDAQETINLQLVVSDGANVITNTVTIIVVPNNTPIITNVTADQTVDERTTVTLTVIATDADNDALTYRWVVNDATVILTGDTTETVSFTAPDVTSDTALTVQVFVSDGFDEVSSETRTVTVTNIEALVFLPTPEEKKSSGGSFGYLILLIAGLRLFRK; translated from the coding sequence ATGCTCACAAAATTTGTGCGTTCAGCACTTTCAATTTCATTTTTCACGGCAACATTAGCAACGGCAACATTTGCAAGTGCCTCAGACCCCGTTGACTTTAATACAACACACGTTTTTCCAACTGATAATTTTGACTTACAGCGAGCTGTTGAAGGCTTACGTCACGCCCCTTATGATTATTGGACTGATATTCGCTGGAATGAAAAATCTCCATTGGGTACACCTATAACTATCAAGTTTGCTTTTTCAGGAAAAACGATAGGGGGACGTGATGTCCGTGATTTCTATCCGCGTGAAAAAGAATTAATTATAGGTGCTTTAACTAGTATTAGCCGTGTTTCAGGGATCAGCTTTGTTGAAGATGATCCTATAGATAGGACTGAACGGTATGATTTGTTATTCGAAAATATTGCGGGTGATATATCTTTCTCAGGGCTACCAAGTGATTATCGTTCACCAATAAATAGTGATGATTGTGATAACGGAGGAACTGACTGTGAAATAGGTGCAAGACTTATAGATCTCAGTGTTAATGGACTACTTGACTATCTTAATCCACAACGCGAATTCGATGAGGCCAATTGGGTAGTAGACTATAAGCACGATTTATCAAAAGCCAAGTCTGAATTGCTTTACCATATATTGCAGTCACTAGGTGTTTACCCTTCAGATCATGCAGGGGTAAATGTACAGCTAACCAGTGAATATGATAATAAGTTTTATACTTTAATGTCTTCCAATATTGGGAATTCTTCATCTGAAGTATTTTATCCTACTGATTTAAAAAAATATGATGTAGCGGTATTACAACACCTATACGGCAAAGCTGAAAATACCAACACGGGTGATACCTTGTATACCTATGATGATTCATATGATTTTCATCAGATCATTTATGATGTTGATGGAGTTGACACCCTTAGTGTTGCTGATACTGCCCGAAATAATATTATAGATTTACGCGCAGGCGCCTTTAGTTCAATAGCGCCAAATCCTACTGGTTTTTATGATAAAAATATTGGAGGAGAACATTTAAACCGTAGTAACAATAATTTATCAATTTCTTATGATGTGGTAATCGAGAACGCCATTGGTGGTAAAGGGGATGATGTTTTAGTTGCTAACTCTGTAGCTAATATGCTTGATGGTGGTGACGGTATTGATATTGCTAAGTTTGCTGGCAATAAAGCTGATTATACTATTGAAATCATCAACGCTTATACGGTAGAGGTAACATCGGTTGTGGTTACTGAAGATAAAGATAGTTTGGTTGATTTTGAATTTATTCAATTTGCAGATGAAACCATTGTCATTAATAAAGCGCCTGTAGTTACTATGCCTGAAACAATTACAGTGAGAGAAGGGTTACAAGCGAATATTGCGGTTACAGTTACACAGCCTGATGAAGATGTTCATAGTTATACATGGACTCAACTTGATGGTATAGAATTAACACTGGAAAACGCAGATAACTTAAATGTTAATTTTGTTGCCCCTAGCGTTGATGCCCAAGAAACTATTAACCTGCAATTAGTAGTTTCAGATGGTGCTAACGTTATAACCAACACTGTTACTATTATTGTAGTTCCAAACAACACACCAATAATAACTAATGTTACAGCAGACCAAACTGTTGATGAACGAACAACGGTCACATTAACTGTTATCGCTACTGATGCCGACAATGATGCGCTAACTTACCGTTGGGTTGTAAATGACGCAACAGTAATATTAACGGGTGATACGACTGAGACTGTTTCATTTACTGCTCCTGATGTTACAAGTGATACTGCTTTAACTGTTCAAGTTTTTGTTTCAGATGGTTTTGATGAAGTGAGTAGCGAAACACGCACTGTAACTGTTACAAACATCGAAGCTCTCGTCTTTCTTCCAACACCTGAAGAGAAGAAAAGCAGTGGTGGCTCTTTTGGTTATCTTATCTTGCTAATTGCGGGTTTAAGATTATTTAGAAAGTAA
- a CDS encoding discoidin domain-containing protein: MKNINLILLTLSFFILLSGYTFAKTITQVHIEAGEVGQGFLLKRLNQCYLISPSHVLGNSFFANITTGTKTREIGEAEKVQVFGYDLAISNVNGISAANCVTDINAFDPLDTLLKNASLLTVSTINVDGSKSITPVTLIDQNIINLNVKPQSEQLPLYKGLSGSIVFLKETPVGILQSVNAETGEGTVIRFDRAMEVIAPFFSSTFSQVKPFKEANTIESIQFNIKNWSHKPIDTEHRVSAINDNKTDSYWSAKLDGKPVSITLDFNDSITLLNGLSLLNESGLKQSFPRDIKVYSNRRGEGKRGWTSIYSGTWSNTKNSFSLKFPPVKAKRIRIEFLSNWGDVKQLSLSELTIF, from the coding sequence ATGAAAAATATTAATCTAATATTACTTACGCTCAGCTTTTTTATCTTGCTATCAGGCTATACTTTTGCGAAAACAATTACTCAAGTACATATTGAAGCAGGCGAAGTAGGGCAAGGTTTTTTATTAAAACGCTTGAACCAATGTTATTTGATTTCACCCTCCCATGTATTAGGCAATTCATTTTTTGCTAACATAACTACGGGTACTAAAACTCGCGAAATTGGCGAAGCTGAAAAAGTGCAAGTATTTGGTTATGATTTAGCTATTTCAAATGTAAATGGAATAAGTGCAGCTAATTGTGTGACCGATATTAACGCATTTGATCCGCTAGATACGTTATTAAAAAATGCGTCTTTACTAACAGTATCAACAATTAATGTCGATGGCTCTAAGTCTATTACACCGGTGACCTTAATAGACCAAAATATAATAAATTTGAACGTTAAACCACAGTCAGAGCAATTACCTTTATATAAAGGTTTAAGTGGTAGTATTGTCTTTTTAAAAGAAACCCCTGTAGGAATATTGCAATCAGTAAATGCGGAAACAGGGGAAGGCACTGTAATACGCTTTGACCGTGCTATGGAAGTTATAGCGCCATTTTTCTCATCAACATTTTCACAAGTTAAACCTTTTAAAGAAGCTAATACTATAGAGAGTATTCAATTTAATATTAAAAATTGGAGCCATAAGCCAATTGATACCGAGCATAGAGTTTCAGCAATTAATGATAATAAAACAGACTCCTATTGGTCGGCAAAACTTGATGGTAAACCGGTGAGTATTACCCTAGATTTTAATGATTCAATAACGCTTTTAAACGGACTGTCATTGTTAAATGAAAGTGGCTTAAAGCAGTCTTTTCCTCGAGATATAAAGGTGTATTCAAATCGACGAGGGGAAGGGAAAAGAGGATGGACAAGTATTTACTCAGGGACTTGGTCAAATACTAAAAACAGTTTTTCATTGAAATTCCCCCCAGTAAAAGCAAAACGCATAAGAATTGAATTTCTTTCTAATTGGGGAGATGTTAAACAGCTGAGCTTATCTGAATTAACTATCTTTTAA